The genome window TTGCCGGTTTATCGGCAACCCTTGACGGGAGGGGAGACGTTTCGGACAATCTCGTATCTCCGGTCAGGCATATTCCCTGACATTTTCACAGAACGATAAACCTGTCATTTTCTCAGACGTTTGACAGCGCGACAAAAAAAGACCACCTGGGCTTACCCCCAGGTGATCGAAGAGAAAAACGGTAATTATGCCATATACAAATCGTTATACTGTTTGACGATCTCCTTTTTGTTGAATTTACCCACACTCGTTTTTGGAATTTGATCGACAAAAATGATTTTATCAGGAAATTGCCATTTGGCGAATCGGTCTTTCAACAGTTCATAGATTTCTTCTTCTGAAACCTGTTGTCCTGCCTTTGGCACCACGAGGGCCAACGGACGCTCTTGCCACTTGGGATGAGGCAGACCGACCACACAGGCTTCTACCACGTTCGGGTGGCCCATGATGGTGTTTTCGAGATCAATCGATGAAATCCATTCGCCGCCGCTCTTGATCACATCTTTAATCCGGTCCACCACTTTCACATAACCGTTTTCATCCATGGTGCCGGCATCACCACTCTTCCAATACCCTTCATGAAATTGTCCTTCCGTACCAGGAGAATTGTAGTATTGGGCGGTCACCCATGGCCCGCGCACCCAAATCTCTCCCACGGATTTGCCGTCACGGGGCACTTCGTTTCCTTCCGAATCACAGATCTTGATATCGATCCCCGTAACAGGCAAACCTTGCTTGCGTTTTAAGTCCCACTTTTCTTCCTCGCTCAGTTTCCGTTGCAACGACGGTTTCAGGCGATAGTTTATACAAACCAGCGGCGTCGTCTCCGTCGCCCCGTAAGCGTGAATAATTTCTGCTCCCGTTAGCTCCTTATATTCTTTCATCATGGATAATGGCGGTTCTGTCGCTCCAGAAAGAAAACGGGCGCGGCTGAAGTCGGGTTTTTGATCCAATGTCTTGATATAATGGAGCATGGGCAAAAAGATGGCCGGCGCGCCGTTGGCTACGGTCACTTGCTCCTGTATCATGAGATCGACCAGCAAGCCCGGCTGTTCTGCCATATACCTGCCTGGAAAAATCAGTTTGGCCCCCATCATCACGCCGGCGTAAAACAACCCCCAGGACTGCCCATGAAACATGGGTACGATACAGGCGATACAGTCATCACTGTTCAGGCCAATGTATGCCGCCATCTCCATCGTGTGCAAGTAGATGTTGCGGTGCGAGTAATAAACCCCTTTCGGCCTCCCCGTGGTGCCGGAAGTGTAGCAAGCGCTATAAGCTGAATGCTCGTCGATCATCGGCCAATCGTAGTCAGGTTCTGCCTCACGCAACAACGTCTCGTAATGATAGACCGGTGACAGCGATGTGTGAATCTCCGACATCGGTTTGTCCGTCATGACCAGCCATCCCCTGACCGTCTTGGCATGGGGCGCAATCGCTTCGGCGACAGGCAAAAGCGATTCGTCCACGAAAACGTACTTGGCCTCGCTGTGATTGACGACATAACTCAAATCGTCTGCCGAGATACGCAAATTCATCTGCAGGATCACGGCCCCAGTACCGGGAATGGCGAAATACAATTCAAAGTGTCGATGTGTGTTCCAATCAAGAACGCCTACCCGGTCCCCCGGTTGCACACCTAATTTTTCCAAAACATTGGCAGCCCGCATCATCCGTTCATACGCATCCCTGTACGTATAGCGCTGAAAATCTCCATGCGTGCGGTACACAATCTCCTGTTCCGGATAACTTCGGACCGCATGCCGGATAAACGTGGTGGTATTCAATTGGTATTCGTTCATCGAAGTCGAAGGAAAACCTGTAATTCGACGCATGTTCATGCTCCTTTCTTTGTTCTGTTTTTCAATCTAATCGTTGAAATAGATGAACTGCTGTCGCAGCCGTATCGCCATCCACAAACCCACCATCGTTTTGCGTCAAGCCCCATCTTGGGATGCCGTTTCGTCCGCGAACCTGTCGGTCGCCGGCTTCACCCCGCAACTGCCACACCACCTCGGCTATCTGCGCCAAACCGGTCGCCCCCACTGGATGGCCTCTGGAACACAACCCGCCGCTGGGATTGACCGGAATTTGTCCCTGCAAACCTGTTTTTCCTTCCCGGACCAGGCGAACCGCTTCCCCTTCCGGACAAAATCCCAACTCTTCATACAATTTCAATTCTGCCGGCGCCATGGCGTCGTGCACTTCCGCCACCTCGATGTCTTCCGGCCCGATGCCGGCTTGTTCATAAGCTTCTCGGGCAGTTAACCAGGTTGTACTTTCCCGAGGATGAGCCTCCAACAAGGAACCTTGTCCGCTTCTTAAGGCAGAGGCAGCCACGCGAACGATCGGCTTTTCGCTCCACTTGCGGGCCAGATCTTCCCTGCACAAAACAGCCGCCGCGGCTCCATCCCCAATGGAGGATGCCATGTACAAGGTGATGGGATCGGCCACCATGCGGGAAGAGAGCACCTCTTGAACCGTTAACGGCTTGCGAAACTGGGCATACGGATTCAGTGAACCGTGGTACGAGTTCTTCTCCACAACTTTTGCCAGATCCTCAGGTTTCCAGCCGTATTTATCCATTTTTCTGCGAATGGCCATCGCATACAGGGCAGTGAATTGCAGGCCCATGTTGCCGGCCACCTCCACGTCGGTGGCCATGGTCAATGCCTGAATGGAGCGTGCCGTGTCACCGATATACATTTTTTCGGCTCCCACTGCCAACACCACATCATGCACCCCTGATGCGACACTTAACCAAGCCATGCAAAAAGCAGTGGACGCCGTAGCGCAAGCGTTTTCAACATTTACAACAGGAATACCTTTAAAGCCGGCATGACGCAAGATCACTTGTCCGCGCACAGATTCTTGTCCCAAAAGAACGCCGCCAAGGCAATTTCCCACAAACGCCGCTTCAATTTTTCTTGGGTCCACCCCCGCATCGCGAATGGCTGCCCAGATGGCCGTATTCGCCAGTTCTTTGATGTGTTTCTGGGGATATTTTCCAAAAGGATGCATTCCCACACCCAACACGACGACACGGTTCATCCTTGTTCTTCCCTCCTTTCATTCGATACCGGCCGATATAGCCAGCCGATGATCGGTTTTCCGTATTCATCTTTACGCACTTCTCCGATATACAATTGAACCGCATCGCCAATCGCTACCGCATTGGGCTCCGGCGAAACATCTTTCAGCAAACTGAAGACCAATGGACCTTCGTCCAGTCGGATCATCGCTTGAACATGAGGCACAGGAAATCCCGGAGGCGCCACATGAAGAATGGAATAAGAACTGATCCGTCCCCGTTTGCCGATGGGGATGCTTTCCAACGTATCTTCCCGCAGGCAGTTGGGACACCCCCCCTTGGGCGGAAAAAATACGGATCCGCATGCTCGGCAGCGATTTCCGATGAGATATGGCTCATCTCCTTCTCCAGACGGAATATGAAACAGCCTGTCCTGAACACGTTCCAATCCTCGCTCACTCCTTTGGATTTTTGCCGCCGCCTATACGAACCAAGGATCACCTTCCGGTAAACCGGGCCGGGCGTTTTTCGATGAAAGAACTCACCCCCTCCATCGCGTCCTCGCTGTAACCCAAGGTCGCCGCCGCTTGAAATTCAAAAGCAAGTCCTTCTGCCAGGCTGGTATTCAGCCCCACATCGACACAACGTTTGATCAGTTGCTGGGCATAAGGCGATACGGAGGTCAATTCACCAATCAGTGAAGCCAACGACTCTTCCAACGCTTCGGCCGGTACCACCCGATTGACCAGACCAAGTTTTTCCGCTTCTGAGGCAGTGACGGTCTTTCCTGTAAATAGAAGTTCCTTGGCTCGCGCCGCACCGATTAAACGAGGCAACCGCTGCGTACCACCCGCTGCCGGCAACAGCCCAATTTTCACTTCCGGCAACGCAAATTTCGCTTGCGGAGTGGCAATCCGCAAGTCACAGGCCAACGCCAACTCGCAACCACCGCCAAAAGCAATCCCCTCGACCACTGCAATCGTCGGTCTAGGAAAAGTGGCCAACGCTTCCACGGACGGACGTAAACATTCCAGAAAACGTACCATTTCGAGTGGAAATTTCTCGGGATCCTTCTGTATTTTTTTGATGAATTTCAGATCTGCCCCGGCTGAGAAAAAGTGCGGGTGGCCTTTCACCACAACCACACGAATTCGTTCGTCCTTTTTCCACTCTTCCAAGACATCCAACAACCGATTCCCCACTTCCAAATTAAGCGCGTTCAACACATCCGACCGGTTCAATTGCACGGTCCCTATCCCATCTTTGACGGTGGCAATTAAAACTTCTGTGCCCATCTCATTCCTCCGTTCTCAACCAACGTTCCATCATGTCAGATCATGGTATACCCACCATTGATACTCAGCGTCTGGCCAGTAATATAGTCAGCCTCCGGTGATGCGAGAAAAAATATGCCATTCGCGATATCTTCCGGTTCGGCAAAACGACGAATCGGGTAATTTTTCAGAATTTCTTTCCCTTTTTGTTCCAGCAACGCTTTGACCAACGGTGTGCGTGTCGCTCCGGGACAAACCACATTGACTCGGATACCGTACCTAGCCATCTCCTTGGCCAATGCCTTGCTGAAACCGACGACCCCTGCTTTGGCCATGGAGTAAACAGCCATGTACGTTTCCCCTACCCGAGCGGCATCTGAAGCAATGTTTACCACAACTCCACTGTTTTGCCGCACCATATGAGGCAGGACAGCCTTGCACACATTCAGCACACCGTAAATGTTCACTTGAATTTCCCTGTGCCAGTCTTCCGGCTCAGTCTCCAAAAAGAGACGGATGTCTCCTACACCAGCATTATTGACCAGTACATCAATCCGTCCCCATCGTTCGACGACCTCCTTTGTCATATTTTCAACCTCGTCAAGACGGGTAATGTCTGCCGGCGCCGCCATCGCCTCCAAACCGAACGTTTTTATTTCCTTCACCACATCGTTCGCTTTCTGTTCGTCGATGTCGTTGACAACCACCCGATCTCCATTGGAGGCAAAACGCATCGCCGTTGTGCGGCCGATGCCGGACCCCGCCCCTGTGATCAGCACCACCCGTGGTTTCATAGGTCTACCCCCTTTTGATTAAAACGCTGCCATCCCTAGCATATTGCGGGCAATAATCAATTTTTGAATCTGCGTGCTGCCATCCGGAATGGTCAACATGCGGGCATCCCGGAAGTACCGTTCGACAGGAAACTCTTTAGATAACCCATATGCCCCGTGAATCTGGATCGCATGAGAAGTAATTCGCACCGCCGCTTCTGTCGCATACCACTTGGCCATGGACGTCTGAGTGTCGCAACGAACGCCCTTTCCGACCAAATATAAGCCCCGGTATGCCAACAAGCGGGCAGCATCCAGTTCGGTAGCCATATCAGCAATCATTTCCTGAATCAACTGATGCTGGCCAATCGACTTGCCCCATTGCTTTCGCTCTTGGGCATATTGGATAGCCGCTTCCAGTGCAGCCTGCGCTATGCCAATGGCAGCTAAGGCCACAAAACAACGGGCACGCTCAAATGCTTTGAGTGTCTCCTTTAACCCATCGCCCGGCCGGCCTAGCAAGTTTTCTTTCGGTACCAACGTATTGTCGAAGAACAACTCGGATGTCGGCCAGGCATGAAGGCCTAATTTTTTCAGTTCACGCACGGAGTAACCGTTGGGTTCCTTTTCCACAATAAAGCGACTCAGTGACTTTTTCCCTTCGTCCCCCGTTTTCGCCAAAACGATACATACGTCAGAAATGCTGCCATTTGAAATCCATATTTTTTCTCCGTTCAGCCGGTAGAAATCACCTTCAGGAACGGCACGCATCGTGAGATCGGCGGGATTCGAACCCACACCGGGTTCAGTGACGGCTACACATCCGATGAGTTCCGCCGACAGCAACCGCGGCAAATAACGCTGAATCTGTTTGTCGCTTCCGCCTTCATAGAGACTGAGCGCACACTCCTGGGTAATAAAGGCAACCCCAGCCAACCCAGGAAATACACGAAACAACTCTTCGTACAGAATCCCCTGAGATACAGCATCCAGCGCCATCCCCCCCACCTCTTCCGGAAAAGCGCCGACGATATACCCAAAGGGCAACAATTTTTTTAACAATGGGCGGGCAACCTCTTTTGTGATCATCTTGTCAGCATATTCTTCCGCATAAGGTCGCATTTCGCTGTCCAAAAACTTTCTCACCGATTGCTGCAACAACTTCTGCTCTTCCGTTAAATCAAAGCGCATCGCTCAATCTCCTCCTCAGTAGAAAATAATCCACTCGCTCAACATGCCATTCCCTCGCACCCGCCGCCAACTCATTTATAAAGCAATTTGTATGCCA of Bacillus thermozeamaize contains these proteins:
- a CDS encoding AMP-dependent synthetase; amino-acid sequence: MNMRRITGFPSTSMNEYQLNTTTFIRHAVRSYPEQEIVYRTHGDFQRYTYRDAYERMMRAANVLEKLGVQPGDRVGVLDWNTHRHFELYFAIPGTGAVILQMNLRISADDLSYVVNHSEAKYVFVDESLLPVAEAIAPHAKTVRGWLVMTDKPMSEIHTSLSPVYHYETLLREAEPDYDWPMIDEHSAYSACYTSGTTGRPKGVYYSHRNIYLHTMEMAAYIGLNSDDCIACIVPMFHGQSWGLFYAGVMMGAKLIFPGRYMAEQPGLLVDLMIQEQVTVANGAPAIFLPMLHYIKTLDQKPDFSRARFLSGATEPPLSMMKEYKELTGAEIIHAYGATETTPLVCINYRLKPSLQRKLSEEEKWDLKRKQGLPVTGIDIKICDSEGNEVPRDGKSVGEIWVRGPWVTAQYYNSPGTEGQFHEGYWKSGDAGTMDENGYVKVVDRIKDVIKSGGEWISSIDLENTIMGHPNVVEACVVGLPHPKWQERPLALVVPKAGQQVSEEEIYELLKDRFAKWQFPDKIIFVDQIPKTSVGKFNKKEIVKQYNDLYMA
- a CDS encoding thiolase, with translation MNRVVVLGVGMHPFGKYPQKHIKELANTAIWAAIRDAGVDPRKIEAAFVGNCLGGVLLGQESVRGQVILRHAGFKGIPVVNVENACATASTAFCMAWLSVASGVHDVVLAVGAEKMYIGDTARSIQALTMATDVEVAGNMGLQFTALYAMAIRRKMDKYGWKPEDLAKVVEKNSYHGSLNPYAQFRKPLTVQEVLSSRMVADPITLYMASSIGDGAAAAVLCREDLARKWSEKPIVRVAASALRSGQGSLLEAHPRESTTWLTAREAYEQAGIGPEDIEVAEVHDAMAPAELKLYEELGFCPEGEAVRLVREGKTGLQGQIPVNPSGGLCSRGHPVGATGLAQIAEVVWQLRGEAGDRQVRGRNGIPRWGLTQNDGGFVDGDTAATAVHLFQRLD